From Aricia agestis chromosome 11, ilAriAges1.1, whole genome shotgun sequence, a single genomic window includes:
- the LOC121731930 gene encoding heparan sulfate glucosamine 3-O-sulfotransferase 1 produces the protein MESRIQMTQLPNKRTEGYKSCSQSLPLDILWLPRSSFRPAEGELADCVLVVGVSRPKLAAALLSVTLLSLFLTFHVLYDSAIYSIQAASMASVNEGRKILQSVENSRTISHPMALRKRLKSPRTPRPARRLPQALIIGVRKCGTRALLEMLYLHPMVQKASGEVHFFDRDENYAQGLEWYRSKMPLSFKGQITIEKSPSYFVTPEVPERVRAMNSTVRLLLIVREPVTRAISDYTQLRSRATPSAPAMAFTGPMPDAAKPFEHLALSPDGSINIAYRPIAISLYHAYLHRWLEVFPREQILVVNGDQLIEDPVPQLRRIENFLGLEHKIGRRNFYFNETKGFYCLRNDTTDKCLRETKGRKHPRVDPAVVTKLRKFFVQHNQRFYDLIGEDLGWPED, from the exons ATGGAATCTCGAATACAGATGACTCAGCTGCCGAACAAGAGAACCGAGGGCTACAAAAGCTGTTCACAGTCGCTGCCGTTGGATATTTT ATGGTTGCCGCGCTCGTCGTTCCGGCCGGCGGAGGGCGAGTTGGCTGACTGTGTGCTGGTGGTGGGGGTGTCGCGGCCCAAGCTCGCCGCGGCCCTCCTCTCTGTCACGTTGCTGTCGCTGTTCCTCACCTTCCATGTGCTATACGACAGCGCGATTTACAGCATACAG GCGGCGAGCATGGCGTCGGTCAACGAGGGTCGGAAGATATTACAGAGCGTGGAGAACAGCCGCACGATAAGCCACCCTATGGCGCTGAGGAAAAGGTTGAAATCGCCGCGCACGCCGCGGCCGGCGCGCAGGCTCCCTCAG GCTCTCATCATCGGAGTTCGGAAATGTGGAACTCGGGCGCTGCTGGAGATGCTGTACCTCCACCCCATGGTACAGAAGGCTTCGGGGGAGGTGCACTTCTTCGACCGGGACGAGAACTACGCCCAGGGCCTGGAGTGGTACCGGAGCAAGATGCCGCTCTCCTTCAAGGGACAGATCACCATTGAGAAGAGTCCGAGCTACTTTGTTACGCCCGAG GTCCCAGAACGAGTCCGTGCAATGAACTCGACAGTCCGCCTGCTGCTTATAGTCCGGGAGCCGGTGACGCGCGCGATCTCCGACTACACTCAGCTTCGAAGTCGGGCTACGCCGTCTGCGCCAGCGATGGCTTTTACTGGACCGATGCCGGACGCGGCTAAGCCGTTTGAACATCTAGCGCTGTCTCCGGATGGATCCATCAACATCGCTTATAG GCCGATCGCGATATCGCTGTACCACGCGTACCTGCACCGCTGGCTGGAGGTGTTCCCTAGGGAACAGATCCTGGTGGTGAATGGAGACCAGCTCATCGAGGACCCCGTGCCGCAGCTGAGAAGGATCGAGAACTTCCTCGGACTGGAGCATAAGATTG GTCGGCGGAATTTCTACTTCAACGAGACGAAAGGGTTCTACTGCTTACGTAACGACACGACAGACAAGTGTCTACGGGAGACCAAGGGTCGAAAGCATCCCAGGGTCGACCCGGCCGTCGTCACCAAGCTCCGTAAGTTCTTCGTGCAGCACAACCAGAGGTTCTACGACCTTATCGGCGAAGACCTGGGCTGGCCCGAGGATTAG